CCGGTTAAACCATACTTTATATTTCATCAAAAATGTTCCTAAAAAAGAAGCTCCGACGCCCATGAATATAAAAACCATAGAAAATCCAACCACAAAAAGAATGGTGTGGAGAAAAACTTTCTTTCGTTCTTTTTCCAGTGATTCAACCCCACTGATATAACTCACATAAGCTGGAGCTATACCTAAAACACAAGGAGACAAAAAGGATAGTAAACCAGCCAAAAAACTTACTAATCCATTTATTTGAATATCCATATATGCACCTTCACTTCCAATAGCTTTCCGAATAAGGTTGATGATGTTTATTACTATTATAACAAAGCTTTTTCGTAAAAATATGAATGTTCCATGGTAAATTTAAACCTGAGTGTGATATAAATACTATGAGTTTTAATTTTTTAGTTTTTTAGTTATTGTAGGAAATGATTTCTTCCAATTGATCATTATGAGCATTTGAAGAAAGAAAAAAGAAGGTGATATCAATTGTATTGGGAAAAGGAGATCGAAACATTGGATCGAGATCAATTGGTCCAACTGCAATCAAAACGGTTGCAAGAAACCATGCAGCGGGCAGCAAAAACATCCTATTATAAGAAATTGTTCACACAAAATCATATTCAACCGGAAAAAATATTAACCACCAAGGATCTGCAAAACATCCCTCCTACGTCCAAAGAAGACTTGCGGAGTGGGTTTCCTTATGGTTTTTTAGCCAAACCACTGGAAGAAGTGGTTCGTCTTCACTCGTCATCTGGAACGACCGGTGTTCCAACTGTTATTTATCATACTGCTGCTGATATTGACTCTTGGTCAAATTTGGTGGCACGTTCACTCTATGGGGTGGGGGTCCGGAAGAATGATATATTTCAAAATATGATGAGCTATGGCCTTTTTACTGGAGGTCTTGGCATGCATTATGGAGCTGAAAAAATCGGTACCTTGGTGATACCGATTGCAGCAGGAAACAGTAAACGTCAAATCTGGTTTCTTAAAAACTTTCAAACGACAGTGACACATATTATTCCGAGCTATGCCCTCCTGCTTTCCAACCTGATTAAAAGTGAAGGCTTAGATTCGTCTCGAGATTTAAACTTGAAGATCATGCTGATTGGAGCTGAGCCCCACAGCGAAGAAACCCGTCACCGAATCGAGGAGCTTTATCAAGCAAAAGCATTCAATTCCTATGGTTTATCCGAAATGAATGGTCCTGGAGTCGCCTTTGAATGCGCCTATCAGACTGGATTACACGTTTGGGAAGACGCTTATTTTTTAGAAATTGTTAATCCAAAAACACTCGAGCCATGCCCAGCTGGCGAACTGGGTGAAATGGTTCTCACTACTCTTTGCCGACAAGCAACTCCTATACTCCGTTACCGTACTAAAGATTTGGCTTATTGGATCGATGAACCATGTCCTTGTGGGAGAACCCATTACCGGATATCTCGAATTCAAGGACGGACTGATGACATGTTTATTTACCACGGAGTAAACATTTTCCCGATACAAATCGATAAAGTATTGATGAACAATCCTGAAGTTGGTTCAAACTATCTCATCACCTTAGAGAGAAAAGACCTTCGCGATACGATGAAAATCGAAATAGAAATTAAACCCGAACTCTTTATTGGTGACCTTCCCAAGCTGGAAAGGTTGAGAGAACGCATTCAGGCAGAAATTCGTTCAGAAACATTAGTCACTCCAGAAATCGTCTTAGTTGAACCAGGGACCCTTCCCA
The Candidatus Atribacteria bacterium ADurb.Bin276 genome window above contains:
- a CDS encoding Phenylacetate-coenzyme A ligase; translated protein: MYWEKEIETLDRDQLVQLQSKRLQETMQRAAKTSYYKKLFTQNHIQPEKILTTKDLQNIPPTSKEDLRSGFPYGFLAKPLEEVVRLHSSSGTTGVPTVIYHTAADIDSWSNLVARSLYGVGVRKNDIFQNMMSYGLFTGGLGMHYGAEKIGTLVIPIAAGNSKRQIWFLKNFQTTVTHIIPSYALLLSNLIKSEGLDSSRDLNLKIMLIGAEPHSEETRHRIEELYQAKAFNSYGLSEMNGPGVAFECAYQTGLHVWEDAYFLEIVNPKTLEPCPAGELGEMVLTTLCRQATPILRYRTKDLAYWIDEPCPCGRTHYRISRIQGRTDDMFIYHGVNIFPIQIDKVLMNNPEVGSNYLITLERKDLRDTMKIEIEIKPELFIGDLPKLERLRERIQAEIRSETLVTPEIVLVEPGTLPTTEGKAVRVIDKRQL